In Candidatus Desulfofervidus auxilii, one genomic interval encodes:
- a CDS encoding 5-formyltetrahydrofolate cyclo-ligase has translation MCSKKEECRKNCLARRARLSPFQRKKKSEEICQKILNLPYWQRAKRVMLYVTYRNEVDTILLIQEALKTGKILILPKVEKKEIVPYRINSFPEDVAPGYKSILEPIAYRSQPWTGDMDIIIIPGCAFDFQGNRLGYGLGCYDRFLKKINPSVLKIGLTYEVCLVSCLPVEAYDETVDIIVTEKQVIKIKKHLS, from the coding sequence ATGTGTTCAAAAAAAGAAGAGTGTCGCAAAAATTGTCTTGCTCGGCGGGCAAGGCTTTCTCCTTTTCAAAGGAAGAAAAAGAGTGAGGAAATTTGCCAAAAAATTCTAAATTTACCTTATTGGCAAAGGGCAAAGAGAGTTATGCTTTATGTAACCTATAGAAATGAAGTAGATACCATCCTTTTGATTCAGGAGGCTTTAAAAACAGGTAAAATACTCATCTTACCTAAAGTAGAAAAAAAAGAGATTGTTCCTTATAGGATAAATTCATTTCCTGAAGATGTAGCCCCTGGATATAAATCTATCCTTGAACCTATTGCCTATCGCTCTCAACCTTGGACTGGGGATATGGATATCATTATTATTCCGGGATGTGCCTTTGATTTCCAAGGGAATCGTTTGGGGTATGGATTGGGTTGTTATGACCGTTTCTTAAAAAAGATAAATCCATCAGTTTTAAAAATAGGGCTTACCTATGAAGTTTGCCTGGTTTCCTGTTTACCTGTAGAGGCATATGATGAGACAGTAGATATAATTGTAACTGAAAAGCAGGTCATAAAAATAAAAAAGCATTTAAGCTGA